One region of Coraliomargarita parva genomic DNA includes:
- a CDS encoding endo-1,4-beta-xylanase codes for MNSSASKDRVNMSADDVLNIIHNDPTSIVGEAYLKRWSPELQAQIDASIEANRKVDAHVDLSGLPAGTSVEVEQLDHAFRFGAHIFNFNQLGSRECNDRYKDLYGTFFNSATIAFYWRKFEPEEGKPRFSGKFEDSEAYWNAVQDPKSQPHWRRPATDPVVEFCEAKKIHMHGHTLVWGSATWNNPLWIREKLPLRFRDLVEEKNGIIPIKAPLFDELSDEQLEQLMPEFALELNTLMSRRIYEIGLRYKGRLGSWDVVNESSGDFRDDQMVPASGICKSLYGLMPGDYTFRGFKLAESVFPDSVKLNINDNNMRPTYRDQIESLKSRGCKIDAVGAQMHLFDPKVCQAIADGESDQQSPDQVYEELNRLAETNRPLHLSEITITSPDYSVSGQMVQAILARNLYRLWFSLPSMSAVTWWNVVDDCGAPGEPSLSGLFFRDMTPKAAFHALNDLIHNEWKTKLTTEVSEGGCIDFRGFPGRYRIKWTDAQGVEQSSEVLVQG; via the coding sequence ATGAACAGTTCTGCTAGCAAAGATCGCGTCAACATGAGTGCCGATGATGTTCTAAACATCATCCATAATGATCCCACTTCGATTGTCGGTGAGGCTTACCTGAAGCGTTGGAGTCCGGAGCTTCAGGCTCAGATCGACGCCTCCATCGAAGCGAATCGAAAAGTTGATGCGCATGTCGATCTGAGCGGGTTGCCAGCGGGCACTTCAGTCGAGGTGGAGCAATTGGATCATGCATTCCGTTTTGGCGCTCACATTTTCAATTTCAATCAACTCGGAAGTCGTGAGTGTAATGATCGATACAAGGATTTATATGGCACATTCTTCAATTCGGCGACGATTGCTTTCTACTGGCGTAAGTTCGAACCGGAAGAGGGTAAGCCTCGTTTCAGTGGCAAATTTGAAGACAGTGAAGCGTATTGGAATGCTGTCCAGGATCCGAAGTCCCAACCGCATTGGCGTCGACCTGCCACGGATCCTGTCGTTGAGTTTTGTGAAGCGAAGAAAATTCACATGCATGGTCACACTCTGGTCTGGGGGAGTGCCACTTGGAATAATCCACTTTGGATTCGTGAAAAATTGCCGCTTCGCTTCCGCGACTTGGTCGAGGAAAAGAATGGAATTATACCGATCAAGGCTCCGCTCTTTGACGAGCTTTCCGATGAGCAGCTCGAACAGTTGATGCCCGAGTTTGCTCTCGAGCTGAATACGCTGATGTCGCGCCGCATTTATGAGATTGGTCTGCGATATAAAGGACGATTGGGGAGTTGGGATGTCGTCAATGAAAGTTCTGGCGACTTCAGGGACGACCAAATGGTACCCGCGTCTGGTATCTGCAAGAGCCTATATGGTTTGATGCCCGGGGACTACACTTTCCGCGGATTCAAGCTGGCGGAAAGTGTCTTCCCTGACTCGGTCAAACTGAATATCAATGACAATAATATGCGTCCCACTTATCGGGACCAGATCGAGTCATTGAAATCGCGTGGCTGCAAAATTGATGCGGTTGGGGCGCAAATGCACTTGTTTGACCCGAAGGTTTGTCAGGCGATAGCCGATGGTGAGAGTGATCAGCAATCACCGGATCAAGTTTATGAAGAACTCAATCGCTTGGCGGAAACGAATCGACCACTGCATCTAAGTGAAATTACGATTACTTCGCCGGACTACAGTGTCTCCGGGCAAATGGTGCAGGCGATTCTGGCTAGAAACTTGTATCGTCTCTGGTTCAGTCTCCCATCAATGTCTGCGGTCACCTGGTGGAATGTGGTGGATGACTGCGGCGCTCCGGGCGAGCCCTCGCTCTCCGGTCTCTTCTTCCGCGACATGACGCCGAAGGCTGCGTTTCACGCCCTCAACGATTTGATCCATAACGAATGGAAGACGAAGCTGACTACTGAGGTATCCGAAGGCGGCTGTATTGACTTTCGAGGATTCCCGGGACGTTACCGCATCAAATGGACCGATGCTCAGGGTGTCGAGCAAAGCTCAGAGGTTTTGGTCCAGGGCTAA
- a CDS encoding sialidase family protein, protein MMTTTIDFDRTPSALDAPEIIENPGPEFQPDQRPFQGIPTIERSPNGKLWAAWYAGGDWESWQNYVVVVTSEDDGVTWSEPRWVVAPGGTVRAFDPCLWVDPQNRLWLFWAQSMSARIPANLYMDGRFGVWAMVCENHEAEQPTWGQPRYIGDGIMMNKPTVLQSGAWLLPISIWMKLKEGEGHVPPLYHDMGERIGAYAVVSHDDGESFEYLGKSDQHEKPSFDEHMFVERRDGSIWMLIRTDGGMWETVSRDQGRTWEKGNISPVPGESTRFYIRRLKSGKLLLVRNDVPEGQKPNRSHLTAYLSDDDGYTWKGGLLLDERSRVSYPDGTQAEDGSIYVTYDYNRTKEREILMAKFTEADVLAGKIVSNQARLKVLINQASGPGSER, encoded by the coding sequence ATGATGACTACGACGATTGATTTTGATAGAACTCCCTCGGCATTGGATGCCCCGGAAATTATTGAAAATCCGGGACCTGAATTTCAGCCGGATCAACGCCCCTTTCAGGGAATTCCGACGATTGAGCGTAGTCCCAATGGAAAACTTTGGGCAGCTTGGTATGCGGGCGGCGACTGGGAGTCCTGGCAGAATTATGTGGTGGTTGTGACCAGTGAGGATGATGGTGTCACATGGTCGGAGCCGCGTTGGGTGGTCGCTCCCGGTGGCACGGTGCGTGCCTTTGATCCCTGTTTGTGGGTCGACCCTCAAAACCGTCTCTGGCTGTTTTGGGCGCAATCCATGTCTGCGAGAATACCGGCAAATCTTTATATGGACGGCCGCTTTGGCGTATGGGCCATGGTTTGCGAGAATCATGAGGCGGAACAACCGACTTGGGGGCAACCGCGCTACATCGGCGATGGTATCATGATGAATAAGCCGACCGTTCTTCAGTCCGGTGCATGGCTCTTGCCGATTTCGATTTGGATGAAACTCAAGGAAGGCGAGGGTCATGTGCCTCCGTTGTATCATGATATGGGCGAGCGGATCGGTGCTTATGCAGTTGTCAGCCATGATGATGGGGAAAGCTTCGAATATCTGGGGAAGTCCGATCAGCATGAGAAACCCAGTTTTGATGAGCACATGTTTGTCGAACGTCGTGACGGATCGATCTGGATGCTGATCCGCACTGATGGCGGGATGTGGGAAACTGTTTCCAGGGATCAGGGGCGCACATGGGAGAAAGGAAATATATCTCCAGTGCCCGGGGAAAGCACGCGTTTCTATATCCGTCGTCTGAAATCGGGTAAGCTGTTGTTGGTTCGCAATGATGTCCCCGAGGGGCAAAAGCCAAATCGTTCGCACCTAACGGCATATCTGTCGGATGACGATGGATACACCTGGAAAGGTGGCTTGTTGCTGGATGAGCGGTCCCGGGTCTCCTATCCGGATGGCACGCAAGCGGAGGATGGCAGCATCTATGTGACCTATGACTATAACCGCACGAAGGAGCGGGAAATTCTCATGGCGAAGTTTACCGAAGCGGATGTCTTGGCTGGCAAAATTGTTTCCAACCAAGCGCGTTTAAAAGTTCTGATCAATCAGGCGTCAGGACCCGGTAGCGAACGATAG
- a CDS encoding GH39 family glycosyl hydrolase: MSIPRTPILPAEYKGLKKLGKFKPKQSTEIQSSRIGVGFETLDRDMWDTNQAWPVLNDLGVKWARVQTGWTKTEKEKGVYDFAWLDEVVGKLIERGVTPWLSLSYGNQLYTEGAGDTGVGFPPLDSKEERDAWQQYAAALFEHFKDRVDHYEVWNEPDLTSFWKRGPKAAEYVDLVRMTAEPLRKIQPDAKLIGGAIAWGMTPWSIKFLEDCMRAGLGELIDIVTYHGYKSIPERHSSQEFPAFQHVLKKYNPKLEYWQGESGFQSYVPPKAVGVGALSRMKFSEAIQARMLLRRFLLELHNDTKMCSYFHMADFAHYAAFKQTFHYGIVRLEDGSPKPAYYALQSLATLLADPMEPAQGRSSSHISVMSDAEDPRNTKVATWQANFVCGDIPVLAWWIPESVEVDPEILQMELTYWIEDGLKLDNPVLIDPITQEVFEVSCTFDKRTCAETWMDPDPEAEGVRVFKNLPICNSPLLLTDRSLIELI; encoded by the coding sequence ATGAGCATTCCCAGAACCCCCATCCTCCCGGCTGAATACAAAGGCCTTAAAAAACTAGGCAAGTTCAAGCCTAAGCAAAGCACTGAGATTCAGTCTTCACGCATTGGAGTCGGCTTTGAAACCCTCGACCGCGACATGTGGGACACGAACCAAGCCTGGCCGGTCCTCAACGATCTCGGAGTCAAGTGGGCCCGTGTCCAAACCGGATGGACCAAAACTGAAAAAGAAAAAGGGGTCTATGATTTTGCTTGGCTCGACGAAGTCGTTGGCAAACTCATCGAGCGCGGCGTCACCCCATGGCTCAGCTTGAGTTACGGGAACCAACTCTACACGGAAGGTGCAGGGGATACCGGCGTGGGCTTCCCTCCGCTCGATTCAAAAGAAGAGCGAGACGCATGGCAACAATACGCAGCGGCCCTTTTCGAACACTTCAAGGACCGAGTGGACCACTACGAAGTCTGGAACGAACCGGACCTTACTTCCTTTTGGAAGCGTGGTCCAAAGGCAGCCGAGTATGTCGATCTCGTGCGCATGACAGCGGAACCACTCCGAAAGATTCAGCCCGATGCCAAACTAATTGGTGGAGCGATCGCTTGGGGCATGACTCCGTGGAGCATTAAATTTCTTGAAGACTGTATGAGGGCCGGACTGGGCGAACTCATCGACATCGTCACCTACCACGGATACAAATCGATTCCAGAGCGACACTCCTCACAGGAATTCCCAGCTTTCCAGCATGTGCTGAAAAAATACAATCCAAAGCTAGAATACTGGCAGGGCGAATCCGGTTTCCAATCCTACGTGCCCCCAAAAGCAGTCGGCGTCGGCGCCCTGTCCCGTATGAAGTTCAGCGAAGCCATCCAAGCCCGCATGCTACTCCGCCGCTTTCTACTCGAACTGCACAACGACACCAAGATGTGCAGCTACTTCCACATGGCCGACTTTGCCCACTATGCGGCCTTCAAACAGACCTTCCACTATGGCATCGTGCGACTGGAAGACGGCTCACCAAAGCCAGCCTACTACGCCCTACAGTCCCTTGCGACCCTACTCGCTGACCCTATGGAGCCAGCTCAAGGACGCAGCTCATCGCACATCAGTGTGATGAGCGACGCCGAAGACCCCCGCAATACAAAGGTTGCAACCTGGCAAGCCAACTTTGTCTGCGGCGATATTCCTGTCTTAGCTTGGTGGATACCCGAATCCGTCGAAGTCGATCCCGAAATCCTGCAAATGGAGCTCACTTACTGGATCGAAGATGGGCTCAAACTCGACAATCCTGTTCTGATTGATCCAATCACCCAGGAAGTCTTTGAAGTGAGTTGCACTTTCGATAAACGCACCTGCGCAGAGACTTGGATGGACCCGGACCCCGAAGCCGAAGGCGTCCGCGTCTTCAAAAACCTACCAATCTGCAACTCGCCGCTCTTACTTACGGATCGCTCGCTGATTGAGTTAATCTAG
- a CDS encoding alpha/beta hydrolase, giving the protein MQQIHPLKHLSLAVSILLGILQTNLNADTQNPMTTASTDNLNIIRDIQYSEIAGVKGYGDLFIPKDVEKPKTVLLIHGGAWKSMTRQRVQQVAAFIAEQGYAVFNISYRLLPEAPYPACEEDCMAAANFLLEAGHPAMEALDHSQIVVGGLSAGGHLALVTGLKLPDDKIAGIIDISGPTELNAPEVEGLMNFSGFAKGDPNKEAIFHAASPTVIAAAKEKLPPLLVLHCQQDGVVDIQQAYRIIDIWNQSGANLQAFLYEGRRERGHNIWRNGQAEPDLHYKLENQIIAFLDSFFSE; this is encoded by the coding sequence ATGCAACAGATACACCCCTTGAAGCACTTAAGCTTGGCCGTCAGCATCCTGCTCGGGATTCTCCAAACAAACCTAAACGCCGACACACAAAACCCAATGACCACAGCGAGCACTGACAACCTGAACATCATCCGGGACATCCAATACAGTGAAATCGCCGGTGTAAAAGGCTACGGCGACCTCTTCATCCCCAAGGATGTAGAGAAGCCCAAAACCGTCCTGCTCATCCATGGCGGAGCTTGGAAATCCATGACGCGTCAGCGTGTGCAACAGGTCGCTGCCTTCATCGCAGAACAAGGCTATGCTGTTTTCAACATCAGCTATCGTCTACTCCCCGAAGCCCCTTACCCGGCCTGCGAAGAAGACTGCATGGCCGCAGCCAACTTTCTCCTCGAAGCCGGACACCCGGCGATGGAAGCGTTGGATCACAGCCAAATTGTCGTCGGCGGACTTTCTGCTGGCGGTCACCTCGCTCTCGTCACCGGCTTGAAACTACCCGATGATAAAATTGCCGGCATCATCGATATATCGGGCCCAACCGAGCTGAATGCCCCTGAAGTCGAAGGACTGATGAACTTTTCCGGCTTCGCCAAGGGAGATCCCAACAAAGAAGCCATCTTCCACGCAGCCTCCCCTACCGTCATAGCGGCAGCCAAGGAAAAGCTCCCCCCGCTCCTCGTGCTTCATTGCCAACAGGACGGCGTCGTCGACATACAACAAGCCTATCGCATCATCGACATCTGGAACCAATCAGGAGCCAACCTACAGGCTTTTCTTTATGAAGGCCGCAGAGAGAGAGGACACAACATCTGGCGCAACGGGCAAGCCGAGCCGGACCTGCACTACAAACTGGAGAACCAGATCATCGCCTTCCTCGACAGTTTTTTTTCCGAATAA
- a CDS encoding DUF5107 domain-containing protein: MSTVQVKIDTVTIPSYPEAEAENLPMFAENRVHQRTSGRPYPNRVVLKTLREPKADRDYEMIRLENEYLAIEILPELGGRIFSAKDKTTGYDFFYKQSVIKPALIGALGNWISGGVEFNWPYHHRPSTFMPVDYEIEHEADGSVTVWLSEHDPIERMKGMVGIRLRPGEAIFETRVQVSNRTPVTRSFLWWENAAVPVNEQYQIFFPTDVSYVNFHYHRSVGTWPINSGTYNGIRLGEDIDIQQHANTKSPTSYFSAASKYDFFGGYDHGKECGVVHVANHHISPGKKLFTWAYNQLSKTWERALTDTDGEYAELMAGSYTDNQPNFAWLEAYETKKFSQFWYPIHKIGAPTYANTECALSLNKDGSKLSILTTRTFKGATVRLRSDQQDVLNTTIDLSPAAAIVLPIECAINPAAISIEIVDSEGKRIAKYQTEPKKAEEIPAPWVDIPGPAHFHSAQELHLAGTHVDQYRSPKDLPQVYWEAALLRAPDYAPALIDLGILYYKQGRFTEARERLEHALKVLTRHNGNPRCGEVFYALGLVLKAQGDIDAAYDAFYKSSWNEAMISKAMSQIASIDGIRGEYEDMLTHSENALAHAADNPLAISLAILAELKTGHKASADLRIATALKNDPLHLTVRYLRVLSEDGSIPEFIKSLKTSKSQTALDLAFELTGAGFNEEAHKLLEQLPASADPMVHYTLASLYLAQGDQTKADKAIACGEAVCNPHTYPFRLEELMALEQVIDNSPDKTAKAQYYLGCLLYDKFRYAEAASLWEESLQLTPDFAPTLRNLAVAYYSHLDKKSDVLPLLQKALEITPDDEQLVYEIGYVMTKLGVSPAERLDFLNSHSDPSATIRDDLILEWARAYNQAANPQAALELLNAYHFVPCEGGEHAVVEQYMFAHHLLGRMEFTKGNYEAALQHFRDAQHLPQSLEAGLWSETWLVPHQLFEANCLDALKRPEEARPLYQHILKLEIEYFSNMHLPELPVYQARALQALGQFARAERILRDCLRKWNQALKDSSAGFFSTTPFFISYVDQPEEARTAQFKYLTSKAKQALGDAVGAKADLELSQSYDPGRLHAWIDLKELKA; this comes from the coding sequence ATGAGCACAGTTCAAGTCAAAATCGATACCGTCACAATCCCCAGCTACCCGGAGGCGGAAGCCGAAAACCTCCCCATGTTCGCCGAAAACCGCGTGCACCAACGCACCAGCGGCCGCCCCTACCCAAACCGGGTCGTGCTCAAGACGCTGCGCGAGCCCAAAGCGGACCGTGACTACGAGATGATCCGTCTGGAAAACGAATACCTTGCCATCGAAATCCTTCCTGAACTCGGTGGACGCATTTTCTCGGCTAAAGACAAGACCACCGGCTATGATTTCTTCTACAAGCAAAGCGTGATCAAACCGGCCCTCATCGGAGCGCTCGGCAACTGGATCTCCGGTGGCGTCGAGTTCAACTGGCCCTACCACCACAGGCCCTCCACTTTCATGCCGGTCGATTATGAAATCGAACATGAGGCGGATGGTTCAGTCACTGTCTGGCTCTCGGAGCACGACCCGATTGAACGCATGAAAGGAATGGTCGGAATTCGCCTGCGCCCCGGCGAAGCTATCTTTGAAACCCGCGTGCAAGTCAGCAACCGCACACCGGTCACACGTTCCTTCCTTTGGTGGGAAAACGCCGCCGTCCCGGTCAACGAGCAATACCAGATCTTCTTCCCCACCGATGTGTCCTACGTGAATTTCCACTACCACCGCTCAGTCGGCACCTGGCCGATCAACTCGGGCACCTACAATGGTATCCGCCTCGGCGAAGACATCGATATCCAGCAACACGCCAACACCAAGAGCCCGACCTCTTACTTCTCCGCCGCATCGAAATACGATTTCTTCGGCGGCTATGACCATGGCAAAGAATGCGGCGTCGTCCATGTGGCGAACCACCACATCTCGCCCGGCAAGAAGCTCTTCACCTGGGCCTACAATCAGCTATCCAAAACATGGGAGCGTGCCCTAACCGACACCGACGGGGAATATGCCGAGCTCATGGCCGGCAGCTATACGGATAATCAACCGAACTTCGCTTGGCTGGAAGCTTACGAAACCAAAAAGTTCTCCCAGTTCTGGTATCCGATCCATAAGATCGGCGCTCCCACCTACGCCAACACCGAGTGTGCCTTGAGCCTGAACAAGGATGGATCGAAACTGTCGATTCTCACGACCCGCACGTTCAAAGGTGCCACAGTCCGCCTACGCTCCGACCAGCAAGACGTTCTCAACACGACGATCGACCTCTCACCCGCCGCTGCCATCGTGCTGCCGATCGAGTGCGCGATCAACCCAGCAGCCATCTCTATCGAAATCGTCGATTCCGAAGGAAAACGAATCGCCAAATACCAGACCGAACCGAAGAAGGCCGAAGAAATCCCCGCACCATGGGTCGACATTCCGGGTCCTGCGCATTTCCACAGCGCACAGGAACTCCACCTGGCAGGCACGCATGTCGATCAATACCGCAGCCCCAAGGACTTGCCTCAGGTTTACTGGGAAGCCGCCTTGCTGCGCGCCCCCGACTATGCCCCCGCCTTGATTGACCTCGGTATCCTGTATTACAAACAGGGCCGTTTCACCGAAGCGCGGGAGCGTCTGGAACACGCACTAAAGGTGCTCACCCGTCATAATGGCAACCCACGCTGCGGGGAAGTCTTCTACGCACTCGGTCTCGTGCTCAAAGCACAGGGTGATATCGATGCAGCCTATGATGCCTTCTACAAATCAAGCTGGAATGAAGCGATGATTTCGAAAGCCATGAGTCAGATCGCCAGCATCGATGGAATCCGTGGCGAGTATGAAGACATGCTGACACACAGCGAGAATGCACTCGCCCACGCGGCAGACAACCCACTAGCGATCTCACTCGCGATCCTTGCAGAGCTCAAGACCGGCCATAAAGCCAGTGCCGACCTGCGTATCGCGACAGCACTGAAAAACGACCCACTCCACTTGACAGTTCGCTACCTTCGCGTGCTGTCCGAAGACGGCAGCATCCCGGAATTCATCAAAAGCCTGAAGACGTCAAAATCACAAACGGCACTCGATCTGGCATTTGAGTTGACTGGAGCCGGCTTCAACGAAGAAGCCCACAAGCTATTGGAACAATTGCCCGCCTCCGCCGATCCCATGGTGCACTATACCCTCGCCAGCCTATATCTGGCGCAAGGCGATCAGACAAAAGCAGACAAAGCCATCGCCTGCGGTGAAGCGGTCTGCAATCCGCACACCTACCCCTTCCGTCTGGAAGAACTGATGGCATTGGAGCAAGTCATCGACAACAGTCCGGACAAAACGGCAAAGGCCCAATACTACCTCGGCTGCCTGCTGTATGATAAATTCCGATACGCCGAAGCCGCCTCCCTTTGGGAAGAAAGCCTGCAACTAACTCCGGACTTCGCCCCAACACTGCGAAACCTAGCCGTCGCCTACTACAGTCACCTCGATAAAAAGTCGGATGTGCTTCCACTGTTACAGAAAGCGCTGGAGATTACTCCCGACGACGAGCAACTCGTTTACGAAATTGGCTATGTGATGACTAAGCTCGGGGTTTCACCAGCCGAACGCCTCGACTTCCTGAATTCTCACAGCGATCCCAGCGCAACCATTCGGGACGACCTCATCCTCGAATGGGCGCGTGCCTACAACCAGGCAGCCAATCCGCAAGCGGCACTGGAGCTCCTCAACGCTTACCACTTCGTCCCCTGCGAAGGCGGCGAGCACGCTGTAGTCGAACAATACATGTTCGCGCATCACCTGCTTGGGCGCATGGAGTTTACCAAAGGCAACTACGAAGCCGCGCTCCAACACTTTCGTGACGCCCAGCACCTGCCACAGAGCTTGGAAGCCGGCCTCTGGAGCGAAACTTGGCTGGTGCCGCACCAATTATTCGAAGCAAACTGCCTCGATGCCCTGAAACGTCCGGAGGAAGCCCGCCCGCTTTACCAGCACATTTTGAAGCTGGAAATCGAATACTTCTCCAACATGCATCTGCCCGAATTACCGGTCTACCAGGCCCGCGCCCTGCAGGCACTCGGACAGTTCGCCCGTGCGGAACGCATTCTCCGCGACTGCCTCCGCAAATGGAATCAGGCGCTCAAGGATAGTAGCGCCGGCTTCTTCAGCACTACGCCTTTCTTCATCTCCTATGTGGATCAGCCCGAAGAAGCCCGCACCGCTCAATTCAAATATCTCACAAGTAAAGCGAAACAAGCTCTCGGCGATGCAGTCGGAGCCAAAGCCGACCTTGAACTCAGTCAATCATACGATCCCGGACGACTGCATGCTTGGATCGACCTTAAGGAGCTCAAAGCTTAA
- a CDS encoding substrate-binding domain-containing protein — protein sequence MADSIPSKRLKVIEALSRELEKPKYADGLALPSEGALQQRLGVSRGTIRQALAELEQHDLIYRIKGKGTFVRPKEEARPKPVVFLIREPWKVSHFHNAELLRGMQMAATAAGASVLVNSQTPGEWTVEFCNSIAGVVVLPRLLVDSDLLVLRQRRVPYCMAMESDLEGATIVDHIEEAAYELANGLIELGHRRIALLSGHFEHSDRFKKRGIERAAKEAGIDFRTWPDYCTNYEAALAYEIAQDIMGQRNRPTAIIGFDNVLAVQAIRAAKDAGLQLPQDLSVVGFGGRDFSDLMDPALSTVNLRGELAGKLAVESLLSSTWTGDRRIEAGYDLVWRGSSGDCAAE from the coding sequence ATGGCAGATAGCATTCCATCGAAACGGTTGAAGGTAATCGAAGCTCTGAGTCGTGAGCTCGAGAAGCCGAAGTATGCCGATGGGCTGGCGCTTCCGAGTGAAGGTGCTCTGCAGCAACGCCTCGGAGTGAGTCGGGGGACCATTCGTCAAGCGCTGGCCGAACTGGAGCAGCATGACCTGATCTACAGGATCAAGGGCAAGGGAACTTTTGTGCGTCCCAAGGAGGAGGCGCGCCCCAAACCTGTGGTGTTTCTGATCCGCGAGCCTTGGAAGGTGAGTCACTTTCACAACGCAGAACTGCTGCGGGGCATGCAGATGGCGGCGACTGCAGCCGGTGCGTCTGTTCTAGTGAATAGTCAGACTCCCGGGGAATGGACCGTCGAATTTTGCAATTCCATTGCCGGAGTCGTTGTGCTGCCGCGCTTGTTGGTTGACAGTGATTTGCTCGTTTTACGACAACGCAGGGTTCCGTATTGCATGGCGATGGAGTCGGATTTGGAAGGTGCGACGATTGTAGATCACATCGAGGAGGCAGCCTACGAGTTGGCAAATGGCTTAATCGAACTTGGGCATCGACGCATTGCCTTGCTCAGTGGCCACTTTGAGCACTCGGACCGTTTTAAGAAACGGGGGATCGAGCGTGCTGCGAAAGAGGCGGGGATCGATTTCAGGACATGGCCGGATTACTGCACGAATTACGAGGCCGCGCTCGCTTACGAGATTGCGCAGGATATTATGGGGCAGCGCAATCGGCCCACTGCGATTATCGGCTTTGACAATGTATTGGCAGTGCAAGCGATTCGGGCGGCCAAGGATGCTGGGCTTCAGTTGCCGCAGGATCTGAGCGTTGTCGGCTTTGGTGGGCGCGACTTCAGCGATTTGATGGATCCGGCCTTGAGCACCGTCAATCTGCGAGGCGAGCTCGCGGGCAAGCTCGCCGTCGAATCCCTCTTGTCTTCAACTTGGACAGGGGATCGGCGTATTGAGGCTGGCTACGATCTGGTCTGGCGGGGAAGTAGTGGGGACTGTGCAGCCGAGTGA
- a CDS encoding AraC family transcriptional regulator: MATVSCIFAALIPVSPKNPCPLHEHSCTELVYYTKGHGLLELQDKQFAYNPGELSVSHARMPHADTPAVDGEQICFGVTGSMAETLKAGLWQNIPVEIGKDLLRLKCEMEHPTSPLKQTRIDLIAGWIIVELLRIQTPAASAPQTSTPKQVQSTREILDTRYNETINFEKLAGSLYISPDHLRHLFKQNVGESPIQYLIRKRLDAARELLTFTNQPVHKIAEQVGLENPYYFSRIFKKRIGCSPSEYRSRHQDNS, from the coding sequence ATGGCCACAGTTTCCTGCATTTTCGCAGCCCTAATCCCAGTCTCCCCGAAAAACCCCTGCCCACTGCACGAGCATAGCTGCACAGAGCTGGTTTACTATACAAAGGGGCATGGCTTACTTGAGCTACAGGACAAGCAGTTCGCCTATAACCCCGGGGAACTTTCAGTCAGTCACGCCCGAATGCCGCACGCGGATACCCCCGCAGTTGACGGCGAGCAAATCTGCTTCGGCGTAACCGGCAGCATGGCCGAAACGCTTAAGGCAGGACTCTGGCAAAATATACCGGTTGAGATTGGGAAAGATCTGCTCCGCTTAAAATGTGAAATGGAGCACCCGACATCCCCACTCAAGCAAACCCGTATCGACCTGATCGCCGGCTGGATAATCGTAGAGTTACTTCGCATTCAAACCCCCGCGGCCAGTGCACCCCAAACTTCAACTCCGAAGCAAGTGCAGAGCACACGAGAAATTTTGGATACCCGCTATAACGAAACCATTAATTTTGAAAAACTCGCCGGAAGCCTTTACATCAGCCCCGACCACCTACGGCATTTATTCAAACAAAACGTGGGAGAATCCCCAATCCAATATCTCATTCGAAAGCGACTCGATGCCGCCCGTGAACTGCTCACATTCACCAACCAACCCGTCCACAAAATCGCCGAACAGGTCGGCTTGGAAAACCCCTATTATTTTTCCCGAATTTTCAAAAAACGGATTGGTTGCAGCCCTTCTGAATACCGCTCGAGGCATCAAGATAACAGCTAA